From the genome of Psychroserpens ponticola, one region includes:
- a CDS encoding outer membrane protein assembly factor BamD, with protein sequence MKKFVYILILAITLSSCSEYQKALKSEDVKVKLDMATKLFENGKYSKANKLFDQVVPKYRGKPQAERLMFMSAMCSYELKDYHISGYHFERFENSYPRSDKAQEASFLSAKSYYMLSPVYSKEQRETVEALEKLQLFINKYPDSDYLAEANVLIKELDFKLEKKAFEIAKQYNKIAYFESSDYEAAIKAFDNFLVDYPGTSFREEAMFFRLDSAYKLAINSVKSKKEERLEIAKGYYNTFHKYYPNSERTEEVEKMNEDLKTESQQFNTKS encoded by the coding sequence ATGAAGAAATTTGTTTACATCCTTATATTAGCCATTACACTATCGTCTTGTAGTGAGTACCAAAAAGCCTTGAAATCTGAAGACGTTAAGGTTAAACTAGATATGGCTACTAAGTTATTCGAAAATGGTAAGTATTCGAAAGCTAATAAGCTTTTTGATCAAGTCGTACCAAAATATAGAGGTAAACCTCAAGCAGAGAGATTGATGTTTATGAGTGCTATGTGTTCATATGAATTAAAAGATTATCATATTTCAGGATACCATTTTGAACGTTTTGAAAATAGTTATCCAAGAAGTGATAAAGCTCAAGAAGCATCTTTTTTGTCAGCTAAAAGTTACTATATGTTGTCTCCTGTCTATTCAAAAGAACAAAGAGAAACTGTTGAAGCTCTTGAGAAATTACAGTTATTTATTAATAAGTATCCAGATTCAGACTATTTAGCTGAGGCAAATGTGCTCATTAAAGAATTAGATTTTAAACTTGAAAAGAAAGCTTTTGAAATCGCTAAACAATATAATAAAATTGCTTATTTTGAATCTTCAGATTATGAAGCTGCAATTAAAGCATTCGATAATTTCTTAGTAGATTATCCAGGAACTAGTTTTAGAGAAGAAGCCATGTTTTTTCGATTAGATTCTGCTTATAAATTAGCAATAAATAGTGTGAAAAGTAAAAAAGAAGAAAGATTAGAGATAGCTAAAGGCTATTATAATACGTTTCATAAATATTATCCAAATTCTGAAAGAACTGAAGAAGTCGAAAAAATGAATGAGGACCTAAAAACCGAATCACAACAATTCAATACCAAAAGTTAA
- the recN gene encoding DNA repair protein RecN yields MLTNLTIKNYALIDELNVSFNTGLTIITGETGAGKSILLGGLSLVLGKRADLSSVKDNSKKCVIEATFDIAKYNLKSVFKTEDLDYETQTIIRREILPSGKSRAFINDTPVNLNSLQILGERLLDIHSQHQTLQLTNDNFQFQVIDALAKNEKALITYSSLLKEFKGLKIELEDLQVKKNNALKELDYQSFLLNELEEAKLISGELETLEIEYETLNNVEEIKEKLSTSNGLLGNEDIGIIALIGQLKTHFSKISEYSSEYNSIFERIQSSLIELDDVFSEIENLEDQLEANPNRLEQVNAKLQIINNLLQKHTVSSIEELLQIKEELNAVVFETENLDTIISKKEEAISLLQSKLMVESDHIHKNRTVIIPKLISQLESILATLGMPNAKFNIQLNPADTFLNNGRDELQFLFSANKGGQFNELKKSASGGELSRIMLAIKSILSKYMQLPTIMFDEIDTGVSGEISNKMATIMQQMSKSMQVFTITHLPQIAAKGDTHFKVFKEDINNVTQTQLKQLSPNDRIVEIAQMLGGTDVTTSAIAHAKELLN; encoded by the coding sequence ATGCTTACCAATTTAACAATAAAAAATTACGCTCTCATAGATGAATTAAATGTAAGTTTTAATACAGGACTTACAATTATTACTGGTGAAACAGGAGCTGGTAAATCTATTCTTTTAGGAGGATTATCACTTGTTTTAGGCAAACGAGCTGATTTGAGTAGCGTGAAAGACAATTCAAAAAAATGTGTCATTGAAGCTACTTTTGATATTGCTAAGTATAATTTAAAGTCGGTCTTTAAGACAGAAGATCTCGATTATGAGACTCAAACAATAATTAGAAGAGAAATTTTACCTTCAGGAAAATCTAGAGCGTTTATAAATGATACTCCAGTAAACTTAAATAGCTTGCAGATTTTAGGAGAACGGTTACTCGATATTCATTCTCAACATCAAACCTTGCAACTCACAAATGATAATTTTCAGTTTCAGGTTATCGATGCTTTAGCTAAAAATGAAAAAGCGTTAATAACTTATAGTTCGCTGTTAAAAGAATTCAAAGGCTTAAAAATAGAGCTAGAAGACCTTCAGGTTAAAAAAAATAATGCATTAAAAGAACTGGATTACCAAAGTTTTCTCCTTAACGAACTCGAAGAAGCAAAGTTGATTTCTGGAGAATTAGAGACTTTGGAGATAGAATATGAAACGCTTAATAATGTTGAAGAAATTAAAGAAAAGTTATCCACATCTAATGGTTTATTGGGAAATGAAGACATAGGAATTATTGCACTTATAGGCCAATTAAAGACTCATTTTTCAAAGATTTCTGAGTATTCAAGTGAATATAATTCAATTTTTGAGCGTATACAAAGTAGTTTAATCGAATTAGATGATGTGTTTTCAGAAATTGAAAACTTAGAAGATCAATTAGAGGCTAATCCTAATCGATTAGAACAGGTAAATGCAAAACTTCAAATTATAAATAACTTGTTGCAAAAGCATACTGTATCAAGTATTGAAGAGTTACTTCAAATTAAAGAAGAATTAAATGCAGTGGTTTTTGAAACAGAAAATTTGGATACTATAATTTCAAAAAAAGAAGAAGCTATTAGTTTGTTACAATCAAAATTGATGGTTGAATCAGATCATATTCATAAAAACAGAACAGTCATTATTCCTAAATTAATATCTCAATTAGAATCAATATTAGCTACTCTAGGAATGCCTAACGCTAAATTTAATATTCAATTAAATCCTGCAGATACTTTTTTGAATAATGGACGAGATGAGCTTCAGTTTTTGTTTTCAGCAAATAAAGGTGGTCAATTTAATGAGCTTAAAAAGTCTGCTTCTGGAGGAGAGTTGTCTAGAATTATGCTAGCTATAAAATCAATATTGTCAAAATATATGCAATTGCCTACCATCATGTTTGATGAAATTGACACAGGTGTTTCGGGGGAAATATCGAACAAAATGGCAACCATCATGCAACAAATGAGCAAGTCAATGCAAGTATTTACAATTACACATTTGCCTCAGATAGCAGCTAAAGGCGATACGCATTTTAAAGTATTTAAAGAAGATATTAATAATGTCACTCAAACACAATTAAAACAATTAAGTCCAAACGATCGTATTGTTGAAATTGCTCAAATGTTAGGAGGAACAGATGTAACTACTTCTGCAATAGCACATGCAAAGGAATTACTAAATTAA
- a CDS encoding DNA-directed RNA polymerase subunit omega — MTDLKKTNAPVSTQTYDRNIIDEPTDNIYEAISVISKRAEQINTDIRRELVDKLEEFATYNDSLEEIFENKEQIEVSKFYEKLPKPHALAVQEWLDDKIYYRNTDDDVTEK; from the coding sequence ATGACAGATTTAAAGAAAACCAATGCTCCAGTTTCAACGCAAACTTATGATAGAAATATTATTGATGAGCCTACAGACAATATCTATGAAGCAATTTCTGTGATATCTAAAAGAGCCGAACAAATCAATACGGATATCAGAAGAGAATTAGTAGATAAGCTAGAAGAATTTGCTACTTACAATGATAGTCTTGAAGAAATCTTTGAAAACAAAGAACAAATTGAAGTGTCAAAATTCTACGAAAAATTACCTAAACCTCATGCGTTAGCTGTACAAGAATGGTTAGATGATAAAATCTACTATAGAAATACAGACGATGATGTTACTGAAAAATAA
- a CDS encoding enoyl-ACP reductase FabI: MSYNLLKGKKGIIFGALDANSIAWKTAERVHEEGGTFVLTNAPIAMRMGQINELAEKTGSQIIPADATSEEDLQNLVEQSMEILGGKIDFVLHSIGMSVNVRKGRPYTDQKYDWTQKGTDVSAMSFHKVMQTLYKADAMNEWGSIVALTYMAAQRVFPDYNDMADNKAYLESIARSFGYFFGRDKKVRVNTISQSPTPTTAGQGVKGFDGFISYAEKMSPLGNATAMDCANYTITLFSDLTKRVTLQNLFNDGGFSNMGVSDAVMDKFVE, translated from the coding sequence ATGTCATACAATTTATTAAAAGGAAAAAAGGGAATCATATTTGGAGCATTAGATGCTAATTCTATAGCTTGGAAAACAGCAGAACGCGTACATGAAGAAGGCGGAACATTTGTATTAACAAATGCACCAATTGCAATGCGAATGGGACAAATAAATGAATTGGCCGAAAAAACAGGTTCTCAAATCATTCCTGCAGATGCAACCTCTGAAGAAGATTTACAAAACCTTGTAGAACAATCTATGGAAATTCTTGGTGGTAAAATTGATTTTGTATTACACTCTATTGGCATGTCTGTTAATGTTAGAAAAGGAAGACCATATACAGATCAAAAATACGATTGGACTCAAAAAGGGACAGATGTTTCTGCAATGTCTTTTCATAAAGTGATGCAAACACTTTATAAGGCTGATGCAATGAACGAATGGGGAAGTATTGTCGCTCTAACCTATATGGCAGCGCAACGTGTATTTCCAGATTATAATGATATGGCAGATAATAAAGCCTATTTAGAAAGTATAGCGCGTAGTTTTGGTTATTTCTTCGGAAGAGATAAAAAAGTAAGAGTGAATACTATTTCACAATCACCAACACCAACGACAGCTGGACAAGGCGTTAAAGGATTTGATGGTTTTATTTCGTATGCTGAAAAAATGTCGCCTTTAGGAAATGCTACTGCTATGGATTGTGCAAATTATACCATTACATTATTTAGTGATTTAACCAAACGCGTGACACTACAAAATTTATTTAATGATGGAGGTTTTAGTAATATGGGAGTTAGTGATGCAGTTATGGATAAATTTGTTGAATAA
- the coaBC gene encoding bifunctional phosphopantothenoylcysteine decarboxylase/phosphopantothenate--cysteine ligase CoaBC, producing MSILSGKNILLGITGGIAAYKTAGLVRLFIKAGANVKVVMTPAAKDFITPLTLSTLSKNPVHSSFTNEDDDNEMWNNHVELGLWADLFIIAPATANTMSKMANGTCDNLLLATYLSAKCPVYFAPAMDLDMYKHQSTLASFEKLKSFGNIIIPATSGELASGLVGEGRMAEPEDVVAFIEKDVLDQLPLRGKKILITAGPTYEAIDPVRFIGNHSSGKMGFEIAKAAANLGAEVYLITGPTHQKVSHSLINVAHVTSASEMYDAAHSHFNAADIAVLSAAVADYKPKNVSDKKIKKAASTFSIELEKTKDILKSLGAIKKHQFLVGFALETNNELDNAKGKLKVKNLNLIVLNSLNDKGAGFGGSTNKVTFITDTEQVIEHQLKSKTEVAQDLMQQIIKQQHA from the coding sequence ATGTCAATTTTAAGTGGTAAAAACATACTATTAGGGATTACTGGTGGTATTGCTGCTTACAAAACTGCAGGCCTTGTTAGGCTATTTATAAAAGCAGGTGCCAACGTAAAAGTCGTTATGACACCTGCTGCTAAAGACTTCATAACGCCTTTAACGCTTTCTACCTTATCTAAAAATCCAGTGCATTCTTCGTTTACTAATGAAGACGATGATAATGAGATGTGGAACAATCATGTCGAACTCGGACTTTGGGCAGATCTTTTTATTATTGCACCAGCCACAGCAAATACGATGTCTAAAATGGCAAATGGTACTTGTGATAATTTGTTGTTAGCAACCTATTTATCTGCAAAATGTCCTGTGTATTTTGCACCTGCGATGGACTTAGATATGTACAAGCATCAATCGACATTAGCATCCTTTGAAAAATTAAAATCATTTGGTAATATTATAATTCCTGCGACTTCAGGTGAGTTAGCTAGTGGTCTAGTAGGAGAAGGTCGAATGGCTGAACCTGAAGATGTTGTTGCGTTTATTGAAAAAGATGTATTAGATCAACTTCCTCTTCGTGGAAAAAAGATACTAATTACTGCTGGTCCAACTTATGAAGCTATTGATCCAGTACGATTTATTGGAAATCATTCTAGTGGAAAAATGGGATTCGAAATCGCAAAAGCCGCAGCCAATTTAGGAGCTGAGGTATATCTAATTACTGGTCCAACGCATCAAAAAGTATCACACAGTTTAATAAATGTAGCACATGTAACAAGTGCTTCAGAGATGTATGATGCTGCACATTCGCATTTTAATGCGGCAGATATTGCTGTTCTTTCAGCAGCTGTAGCTGATTATAAACCAAAAAATGTTTCAGATAAAAAAATAAAAAAGGCAGCATCAACGTTTAGTATTGAGTTGGAGAAAACAAAAGACATCTTAAAATCATTAGGAGCTATTAAAAAACATCAGTTTTTAGTAGGCTTTGCTTTAGAAACCAATAATGAACTTGATAATGCAAAAGGGAAGTTAAAGGTCAAGAATTTAAACCTTATTGTATTAAATTCTCTCAATGATAAAGGAGCAGGTTTTGGTGGTTCAACAAATAAAGTTACTTTTATAACAGATACAGAGCAGGTAATAGAGCACCAACTTAAATCTAAAACAGAAGTAGCTCAAGACTTAATGCAACAAATTATTAAACAACAGCATGCGTAA
- the porD gene encoding type IX secretion system protein PorD produces MRKFIYLVILTFSIQSFSQELNCEVIVNAQFTGNENVQVFKTLERQLKEFINNTTWTKKTFKPQERINCSMVINISDYNNDAFQATIQVQSARPVYGSSYSTPVYNYNDKDFNFKYLEFQNMVYNPKQFESNLISVLAFHVYMILGMDADTFAPKGGAEYYSQAQVILNYSQQGNYDGWKLEDGNQSRFILIDNILSDTYKEFRDVLYLYHREGLDVMNSGAKEGKLAIAKSVGSLKEMNNRRPNSYLMRVFFDAKSEEIEDIFSGGPTVNISDLVSTLTRIAPMHASKWRNINF; encoded by the coding sequence ATGCGTAAATTTATTTATTTAGTAATACTAACATTTTCTATTCAATCATTTTCACAAGAACTGAATTGCGAAGTTATTGTAAACGCTCAATTTACAGGAAATGAAAACGTACAAGTATTTAAAACACTTGAACGACAACTGAAAGAATTTATTAATAATACAACTTGGACAAAAAAAACGTTTAAGCCTCAAGAGCGTATTAATTGCAGTATGGTAATTAATATTTCTGATTATAATAACGATGCTTTTCAAGCAACCATTCAAGTACAATCTGCGAGACCAGTTTATGGGTCTTCATACAGTACTCCTGTATATAACTATAATGACAAAGATTTTAATTTTAAGTATTTAGAATTTCAAAATATGGTGTACAACCCTAAACAGTTTGAATCTAATTTAATTTCTGTTTTAGCGTTTCATGTATATATGATTTTAGGTATGGATGCTGATACGTTTGCTCCTAAAGGTGGCGCAGAATATTATTCTCAAGCACAAGTTATTTTGAATTATTCACAACAAGGAAATTATGATGGTTGGAAACTTGAAGATGGTAACCAATCTCGTTTTATTTTAATAGATAATATTTTATCTGATACATATAAAGAATTTAGAGATGTGCTTTATCTATACCATCGTGAAGGCCTTGATGTAATGAATAGTGGTGCCAAAGAAGGTAAATTAGCCATCGCTAAAAGTGTAGGGTCTTTAAAAGAAATGAATAACAGGCGACCAAATTCATATTTAATGCGTGTCTTTTTTGATGCAAAATCGGAAGAAATTGAAGATATATTTAGTGGTGGTCCTACGGTTAATATTTCAGATTTAGTGTCTACTCTGACAAGAATTGCGCCTATGCATGCTTCAAAATGGCGTAACATTAATTTCTAG
- the dapA gene encoding 4-hydroxy-tetrahydrodipicolinate synthase, with the protein MTKFQGTGIAIITPFKDDLSVDHEALRNLVDFNIENGIDYIVISGTTGESVTITKEEKKDISATIISANKGRVPLVLGIGGNNTAEVINEIESTNLSEIDGILSVSPYYSKPTQEGIYQHFKAISKACPIDIIMYNVPGRTSSNMSPETTLRLAKDFNNIIAVKEAGNNVHQYLKLLRDKPDDFLIISGDDDLVLGVVLAGGAGVISVIGQALPKQFSEMIRLGLEGHAKQAYAIHFKLMDITSLIFSENNPAGIKAVLETLNLAKSNVRLPLVEATKTLKEEIKEALQVLG; encoded by the coding sequence ATGACAAAATTTCAAGGTACAGGAATCGCCATAATTACACCTTTTAAAGATGATTTATCTGTAGATCATGAAGCACTAAGGAATTTGGTAGACTTTAATATTGAAAACGGTATAGATTATATTGTTATTTCTGGTACAACAGGAGAAAGTGTAACCATAACAAAAGAAGAAAAGAAAGATATTAGTGCTACAATCATCTCAGCTAATAAAGGTAGAGTGCCTTTGGTATTAGGAATTGGTGGTAATAACACTGCAGAAGTTATCAATGAAATTGAATCCACTAATTTAAGTGAGATTGATGGGATTCTTTCTGTTTCTCCATATTATAGTAAACCTACACAAGAAGGCATATATCAACATTTTAAAGCGATATCTAAGGCTTGTCCAATTGATATTATAATGTATAATGTTCCTGGACGTACTTCATCAAACATGTCGCCAGAAACAACATTGCGTTTAGCAAAAGATTTCAATAATATAATAGCAGTAAAAGAAGCTGGAAACAATGTGCATCAGTACTTAAAATTATTAAGAGATAAACCTGATGATTTCTTGATAATTTCAGGAGATGATGATTTGGTGCTAGGTGTTGTTTTAGCTGGTGGAGCAGGTGTTATTTCTGTAATAGGGCAAGCGTTGCCAAAGCAATTTTCTGAAATGATTCGATTAGGATTAGAAGGACATGCTAAGCAAGCTTATGCCATTCACTTTAAATTGATGGATATAACGAGTTTAATTTTTTCTGAAAATAATCCTGCAGGAATAAAAGCAGTTTTAGAAACGCTTAATCTCGCTAAATCGAATGTAAGATTGCCGTTAGTAGAAGCAACAAAAACATTGAAAGAAGAAATAAAAGAAGCTCTTCAAGTACTCGGTTAA
- a CDS encoding T9SS type A sorting domain-containing protein, producing the protein MKKITLLCVLALTFVFTNEVVAQTLNQNANWPNASWMVTGTYTVAPNPGDAFQADPTMVANFAYNDDPNATGGDQSYDDIAAESPVIDLTAAAGAGETWISIAGNYVYNRVDVVGELLTFQYWDADATNWVDYPGGLFDAARETVDQPTGDMCAGTSEPYTTDVLDISTFTATQLSGFRYRIFYDDDFDGGNAWEYGFCFDSPTIASATPPSCPDPTTLSATTLNTTDVTLEWVEIGSAGLWNIEIVDVTGAGTQTMVPTYSGVSSPYTETMLIPGNEYEFYVQSDCEADGTSNWIGPVQWTQPNLGDVCESAIVVASLPYSVTDDTGNYGNDYDGAPGGVADCGTGNNYLSGDDVVYEYTAASDTSINISLTDIGSTYTGIFVYNDCADIGVMCAAEGDFYNFVDGIVPLGFDFAVTNSETYYIVISTWATPQTTAYTLNITENSCTDATVAYSVVNDCDNSGGFNVLVDLTNMGSSTSIDINDDQGSATQSTGIAGMFTFGPYVNATDVVISITDNDDPSCNLTSDVLTQAACPPANDACVDAIAVNDGDSITGSTIASSNIEGLTACQNGGGSATTGCSAGTGFVGFFNGVWYVYTAGPDEAISVTTDNSLTPFDTEILVFSGDCANLTCVGGDDDGGENASLSTFCWESSATEGNTVDYYIYVDGNSVAAIGDFTLDVSVESTLSTTDFENKNAFTYFPNPVNNELTLRAQNTIQNVSVLNMLGQEVLKTSPNALESKLDMSALTQGAYFVQVTINNVTEIVRVIKD; encoded by the coding sequence ATGAAAAAAATTACTTTATTATGTGTATTGGCACTTACTTTTGTTTTTACTAACGAAGTAGTTGCACAAACCTTAAACCAAAATGCCAATTGGCCTAACGCTTCTTGGATGGTAACCGGAACTTATACTGTTGCGCCTAATCCAGGAGATGCTTTTCAAGCAGATCCTACAATGGTAGCAAATTTTGCTTATAATGACGATCCCAACGCAACTGGTGGTGATCAAAGTTATGATGATATTGCAGCTGAATCTCCTGTAATTGATTTAACTGCAGCAGCTGGTGCAGGTGAAACTTGGATTTCTATTGCAGGTAATTATGTATACAATAGAGTTGATGTAGTAGGAGAGCTCTTAACGTTTCAATATTGGGATGCTGACGCTACTAATTGGGTGGATTATCCAGGTGGTTTATTTGATGCTGCAAGAGAAACGGTAGATCAGCCAACTGGCGATATGTGTGCAGGAACTTCTGAACCATATACAACTGATGTTTTGGATATTTCAACCTTTACAGCAACTCAATTATCTGGTTTTAGATACCGAATTTTTTATGATGATGATTTTGATGGAGGTAATGCATGGGAATATGGTTTTTGTTTTGATTCACCTACTATTGCTTCTGCAACACCACCTTCTTGTCCAGATCCTACAACCTTATCGGCAACGACACTTAATACAACTGATGTTACTTTAGAATGGGTAGAAATTGGTTCAGCAGGATTATGGAATATTGAAATTGTTGACGTCACTGGAGCTGGTACACAAACAATGGTACCTACGTATTCAGGTGTTTCAAGTCCTTATACAGAAACCATGTTAATACCTGGAAATGAATATGAATTTTATGTACAATCTGATTGTGAAGCTGATGGCACTTCAAACTGGATTGGTCCTGTTCAATGGACGCAACCTAATTTAGGTGATGTATGTGAGTCTGCTATTGTTGTAGCTTCTTTACCTTATTCTGTAACTGATGATACAGGTAATTATGGAAATGATTATGATGGTGCTCCAGGAGGAGTTGCAGATTGTGGAACCGGTAATAACTACTTAAGTGGTGATGACGTTGTGTATGAGTATACTGCAGCATCTGACACCTCAATAAATATTAGCCTTACTGATATTGGAAGTACTTACACAGGAATATTTGTGTATAATGATTGTGCAGATATTGGTGTAATGTGTGCTGCGGAAGGTGATTTTTATAATTTTGTTGATGGTATAGTTCCTCTAGGGTTTGATTTCGCAGTAACCAATAGTGAAACTTATTATATTGTAATTTCAACTTGGGCAACTCCACAAACAACAGCATATACTTTGAATATTACTGAAAACTCATGTACAGATGCAACTGTTGCATATAGTGTTGTAAATGATTGTGATAATTCAGGTGGTTTTAATGTTCTTGTTGATTTAACAAATATGGGCTCATCAACTTCAATAGATATTAATGACGACCAAGGTAGTGCAACACAATCTACAGGTATAGCAGGAATGTTTACGTTTGGGCCTTATGTTAATGCAACAGATGTTGTGATTTCAATTACAGATAACGATGATCCTAGTTGTAATTTAACAAGTGATGTTTTAACACAAGCAGCTTGTCCTCCAGCTAACGATGCATGTGTTGATGCAATAGCAGTGAATGATGGCGATAGTATTACAGGTTCAACAATTGCATCATCTAATATTGAAGGCTTAACGGCTTGTCAAAATGGAGGTGGGAGTGCAACTACTGGTTGTTCTGCTGGAACTGGATTTGTAGGCTTTTTTAATGGTGTATGGTATGTTTATACAGCTGGACCAGATGAGGCTATTAGTGTAACAACAGATAATAGTCTTACGCCATTTGATACAGAAATTTTAGTTTTTTCTGGAGACTGTGCTAATTTAACTTGTGTAGGTGGTGATGATGATGGAGGAGAAAATGCATCTTTATCAACTTTTTGTTGGGAAAGTAGTGCGACTGAAGGGAATACAGTAGATTACTATATTTATGTTGATGGTAATTCTGTAGCGGCTATTGGTGATTTTACTTTAGATGTTTCAGTTGAAAGTACATTATCTACTACAGATTTTGAAAATAAAAATGCATTTACATATTTCCCTAACCCAGTTAATAATGAATTAACATTAAGAGCTCAAAATACGATTCAAAATGTTTCTGTTCTTAATATGTTAGGTCA
- a CDS encoding DUF6913 domain-containing protein, protein MILKAFKANSNQKYINKLLNARQVAVSNRKMNSVGVILNMTEFSDFDAFRSFFNELGISPAKTKVIAFIDDVKDANPLWDTYFNPKDFGWKGKINNIDLQSFIDTEFDVLISFYKNESLELKLITTASKANFKVGLIQDDKRVFDLMIDVQTKEFQLFKIELKKYLTVLNKL, encoded by the coding sequence AAGGCAAATTCTAATCAAAAATATATTAACAAATTGCTAAATGCACGACAAGTAGCAGTTAGTAATAGGAAAATGAATTCGGTTGGCGTTATTTTGAATATGACTGAATTTTCAGATTTTGATGCTTTTAGAAGCTTTTTTAATGAACTTGGGATTTCACCAGCAAAGACTAAAGTAATCGCATTTATTGATGATGTTAAAGATGCAAATCCACTTTGGGATACGTATTTTAATCCTAAAGATTTTGGATGGAAAGGCAAAATAAATAACATCGATTTACAATCTTTTATCGATACTGAATTTGATGTTTTAATTAGTTTTTATAAAAATGAAAGTTTAGAATTAAAGCTGATTACTACAGCTTCAAAAGCCAATTTTAAAGTCGGTTTAATTCAAGATGATAAACGTGTATTTGATTTAATGATAGATGTTCAAACTAAAGAATTTCAACTTTTTAAAATTGAATTAAAAAAATACTTAACGGTTTTAAATAAATTATAA